Below is a window of Edaphobacter dinghuensis DNA.
GATGTCGCCGCCGGTCGAGCCCTGATCGCTCATCAGGCCGCCGATGAAGGCGATTTGCTTGCCGTCGGGCGACCAGCGAGGGACGGCGATCTGAAGGTTGTGCAGGGAGCCGGAGATTTCTGTCGGCTTCAGGATCGATTGCGGCTGTGCGGTCTGGTCTGCCTTCTGGACGTAGAGTTGGGCGACCCACCAGTTGTTTTCGCCGGGAGGGTTGGCGGCGACGTAGGCAAGGTGCCTGGAGTCTGGTGACCAGTCGAACTCGTAGACGTGCAGGCTGGCCGGGGTGAGTTGTGTGACCGTGCCGCTGGCTACGTCCACCGCGGCTACCCGTTGGATCTCGATGCCGTCCTCGCCGATGACGCCGTTCCACGGCTTCATCGCGGCGAGCGCTCCGGCGTTGCGGGTGGCGTTTTCGACGAAGAGAAAGCCGATGGAGCGGCCATCGGGTGACCATGCGGGCATGTCGATCTCGCCAACAATGTGGGTGAGTTGTCGGCACTGGCCGGTCTTCTTTGACCAGATGAAGATCTGCTCCTGATCGGCTTTGTCTTCTTTTGCTGCACAAGTGGACTCGAACGCTAGCCATTGGCCGTCGGGCGACCAGATGGGGACTTCGTTGGAGCAGTCAGTCGCTTCAGCCTCGGTTCTGAGCAGGTTGTCCTTTGCCGGGTTGGCGATATCGGTCAGGTGAATTTGTGAGCCGTCGGAGGTCTCGACCGACCATGCCACCGTCTTGCCGTCAGGAGAGATAGCGGCCTCGGTCGGCTCTTTCGTCTGGCCGAGCATCTGGATCAGGGAGGGGATGCGCTCGTCCCGATGAGGCGCCGAAGTTGTGGTTTGAGCAGCGAGAGGGCTGAGAGCAGAGGCTGAGACGACTACGAAGATGGCCGAAAGCCGCAGCGGGAGGAGGGCGCAATTCATGCGAAAAGGCTAGCATGGAGGCCGATTAGCAGACGTCTTTCACGGTCTTGATGCGATGAGACCACCTTCCGCTCGTATCTTGGCGGCGTAATCCTGCGACAGCGGGATATTTCCTGACTTTGCGGCGGCGGTCTCGGCTCCCAGAAGGGAATCGAGCTTGTTCGGAGCGAGTTTCAGCGCGGCTTGGTAGGCTTCGAGTGCTTCCTTTGGTCGATTCATTCGCAGCAACATCTCTCCGAGCATCTCGCCGGTTGGGCGGGGCAGGATATCGGCGTAGTACATTGGATGGTCACGCTCATACTGGGCTGCGTTTCTGAGGTGAGCGACCGCCTCGTCGTGCTTTCCTTTAGAGAAGAGCGTCCAAGCCTCAGCCTCGGTCAGTGCCAGTCCCAGAACGTCTCCCCAACCATGCCCCTTGATCCATGCGGCTGATGATCTTCGATATTGCTCGAGGGCCTGCTCTGCTGTATGAGGATCGCCCAGATGGGCTGCGGCAATGGTTTGTATCCAGTAAGCATCAAAGTTTTCGTCAAACTGAGATGTTGCGGGCGGCTTAATGATGGCGGCATCCTGCCAGTTGTGCGTCTCAAGGTCATAGTAGATTCTTGCGTCGATGGGAAGCCAGGGGTCGGTCTTTGCGATCTCGTCTATCTGTCGGATGATCTGTTGCGCCTGCCGGTCCTGACCTAATTGAAGATAGGCGTATTCCATGTTGTTCAAGGCATGGAGTTCGTCGAACCGGCCGTCGCGGCCAGTCTTCACCCACTCGGCGGCTACGCGAGCTGACGCCTGATTGGTCTCGATGGACTCTTTCCAATAACCGAGTCGATTGAAGATATGAGATGGCATGTGGAGCGCGTGGGGAGAGTCAGGGGCGATCGATGCATATTTGCGAGCTGCGGGGAGCGCTATTTCGGCCAACTCGGCGGTGTCGGCTGCGTGAATGATGTAGTGTGCTGCGCCGGGATTGTCTGGATACTGCTGGAAGATGGGCAAGAAGATCGCTAACGCTTTCTTGCGCTGCTCTATCCCTTGTTTTCCCGGTCCTGCCGTCCAGGTCAATCCTAGACCGTAAAAGAGGCTTGCATTGATGTCATCGGGATATTTCTGGCGAAGCTCCTGCATGTGGACGAGATATTTTTGCCATCGTTCATCACCGGATGTTTTGTCGTACCCCTCGTACATGGCGCGAACGGCATCTACATACATCTGCTCGTGTTCTGTACCGGCTTTGATGGCAAGCCATGGCTGGAGTTGCAACCACCCTTTCGCGAGATCTTTTGGGGGAGCGTTAGCACCGTTGCGTTCGGTGGTCGCAAGGGCAATCCCCCATGCGGCTATCACGCATTTGGGATCTTCTTGTTCAACCTGGCTGAATGCTGCTTCGGCTTCCTTGAACTCGAAGGAGTGGAGCAGAGCGAGTCCATAATCAAAATGGGCCTGGACCTGGGGTTGGCACGAGGTTGGAAAGTGAACGTCACCGAATCCGGACTTTTCGGCTCCAGACGCAGAGGCGGATGCCAGTGACAGGACGGACAGAGCGCAGGCGAGGAGAAGGCGGTATTTCGGCAAGAGTGATCCCTCTAAAGAGAGCTTACCCTTGTGAAAATCGGCGCGTTTTTCGCCGTTCGGAGAGAGCGATTCGGGCAGGATTCAGGTTCCGGTGATGGCCAAAGGTGATTTCAGCGCGTTTTGGGAGGATTGAGGCCAAGAAATGCCGGGAATTTGTTGACGGAATCACATGGAATTGCTATTGTTAGAAGGTTCCGCGAGTATCCAGATTGCGCTGTCAGCTAAGAATGACTCAGTTTGACGCGTAATTGGGGTGGAGACAAACCCCGCGCAGGCAGAGAATATCCGCTTGGGTTACACTGGATACAAGAGATTTCACCGCAGGACATTCCTGAATCCGATGTTTGGTTTTGGAGTGTCGTTACTCTGCGGCCTATCGCAATCGTGCCTGCGACACCCTCCACCCTGGATGGGCTATGCGGGCCGGAACAGCGAAACGGAGTCGGCTCTTCCTGTTTAGGAAATACGCTCGGCCACCGTCGACTGTTTTCGTCTGGTTATGGTTTTACAGACGCGAAGCAGGGCAGATCTTCGCAAGAGGCGCTTCAGCGTCCTCATTCTTTTTGTGTGTACGGCACAAATTGCGAAGTCACTCTCCCCTCTGCGCGCCTGACAAAAGTTTAGGTTTGCATCATCAAGGAGTTCGAGTGCCTACGTTCCATCAGCTCGTCAAGCAGGGCCGCACGCCCACACGTTATAAGACCGCCAGCCCCGCGTTGCAGGGTTCACCTCAGCGCCGTGGTGTCTGCACCCGCGTTTACACTCAGACCCCCAAGAAGCCGAACTCGGCTCTCCGCAAGGTTGCGCGTGTTCGCCTCACTAACGGAATTGAAGTTACGACCTACATTCCGGGCATCGGCCATAACCTGCAGGAGCACTCGATTGTGTTGATCCGCGGTGGTCGTGTGAAGGATCTGCCGGGTGTTCGTTACCACGTGGTTCGTGGAACGCTGGACTCGGTGGGTGTTGCCAACCGCAAGCAGAGTCGCTCGAAGTATGGCGCGAAGCGTCCCAAGGCTGCTGCCAAGTAAACCCTGCGGTTCGCCGCATGAATTTTTAGAGTTGCAATTCAAGTTCAGGCCTTGAGAAGTCGACGGTCCTGAAGGAAGACGAGAAGAGAAAGCAATGCCGAGAAAAGGCTATATCGCGAAGCGTGAAGTTGCACCGGATCCGGTGTACAACTCGACCCTGGTTACGAAGTTTGTCAACTCCATGATGTGGGGCGGCAAGAAGTCGACCGCGCAGGGTATCTTCTACACCGCTATGACCAATCTGGAGCAGAAGGGTGGCGACGAGGCCCTCAAGCTGTTCAAGAAGGCCATTGAGAACTGCAAGCCTTTACTCGAGGTTAAGAGCCGCCGCGTCGGCGGTGCTAACTATCAGGTGCCGATCGAGGTAAACCCCGAGCGCCGCACCTCGTTGGCAATTCGCTGGCTGGTGACTTATGGCCGCGCGCGTGGCGAGAAGGGCATGGTGGAGAAGTTGACCGCCGAGCTGCTCGATGCCGCCAATGGCCGTGGCGCCGCGATGAAGAAGAAGGAAGATGTTCACCGCATGGCTGAAGCTAACAAGGCGTTTGCTCACTATCGGTGGTAAAGAAAAGCTTTTTAGTAAGAAAGCTTTTGTCTTGGGTTTTGCTTTAACGCTTTTTTTACCGCGAGCAGAAGCTCGCAGATGAGAGATTGACCGTGGCACGCACTACACCTCTGAATCGTTGCCGAAATATCGGAATTATGGCGCACATCGACGCCGGCAAGACGACGACGACCGAGCGCATCCTCTTCTATACGGGCATCACGCACCGTATCGGTGAGGTGCACGAGGGCACTGCGACTATGGATTGGATGGAGCAGGAGCAGGAGCGCGGCATTACGATTACGTCGGCTGCGACGACCTGCACCTGGAAGAACATCCGCATCAATATCATCGACACCCCCGGCCACGTAGACTTTACCGCCGAGGTGGAGCGCTCGTTGCGTGTGCTCGACGGTGCGGTTGCCTGCTTCGACGCTGTGGCCGGTGTTCAGCCGCAGTCGGAGACGGTGTGGCGGCAGGCTGACAAGTACAAGGTTCCGCGTATCTGCTTCATTAATAAGATGGACCGTGCGGGAGCGGATGCTGTTTACGCGACCAAGACGATCGTCGATCGCCTGGGTGCACGTGCAGTTCCTCTGAATATCGCCATCGGCGCAGAGGCAAAGTTTGCCGGCGTGGTTGACCTGGTCACCATGAAGGCCATCCTCTGGCACGATGAGACGATGGGTGCTCAGTACTCGGTGGAAGAGATTCCTGCTGACCTTCTGGAGAAGGCCAAAGAGGCGCGCCACAACCTTATTGAGGCTGTCGCGGAGAACGACGACGAGCTGATGCACCTCTATCTTGAGGGTGAGGAGCCGACCGAAGTGCAACTCAAGGCTGGCATTCGTAAGGCGACCATTGGGATGAAGATCTTCCCGGTGCTCTGCGGCTCGGCCTTCAAGAACAAGGGTGTGCAGACGCTGCTCGACGCGGTGGTGGACTATCTCCCCAGCCCGCTCGATATTCCCGCTGTTGTCGGATCGAACCCCGAGAACATGGAAGAGAAGATCATCCGCAAGGCCGACGATAACGAGCCGTTTGCGGCATTGGGCTTCAAGATTATGACTGACCCGTTTGTCGGTCAGCTTATCTTCATCCGTGTTTATTCGGGTCAGCTCAAGACGGGTGACTCGGTTCTGAATCCGCGCACCGGCAAGACCGAGCGTATTGGCCGTCTGCTGAAGATGCACGCCAATAAGCGCGAAGAGATTACAGAGATTCTGGCGGGAGATATCTGCGCTGCGGTTGGTCTGAAGAACTTGGTTACGGGTGATACGATCTGCAACGAGAAGAACCCTGTTG
It encodes the following:
- a CDS encoding tetratricopeptide repeat protein → MPKYRLLLACALSVLSLASASASGAEKSGFGDVHFPTSCQPQVQAHFDYGLALLHSFEFKEAEAAFSQVEQEDPKCVIAAWGIALATTERNGANAPPKDLAKGWLQLQPWLAIKAGTEHEQMYVDAVRAMYEGYDKTSGDERWQKYLVHMQELRQKYPDDINASLFYGLGLTWTAGPGKQGIEQRKKALAIFLPIFQQYPDNPGAAHYIIHAADTAELAEIALPAARKYASIAPDSPHALHMPSHIFNRLGYWKESIETNQASARVAAEWVKTGRDGRFDELHALNNMEYAYLQLGQDRQAQQIIRQIDEIAKTDPWLPIDARIYYDLETHNWQDAAIIKPPATSQFDENFDAYWIQTIAAAHLGDPHTAEQALEQYRRSSAAWIKGHGWGDVLGLALTEAEAWTLFSKGKHDEAVAHLRNAAQYERDHPMYYADILPRPTGEMLGEMLLRMNRPKEALEAYQAALKLAPNKLDSLLGAETAAAKSGNIPLSQDYAAKIRAEGGLIASRP
- the rpsG gene encoding 30S ribosomal protein S7: MPRKGYIAKREVAPDPVYNSTLVTKFVNSMMWGGKKSTAQGIFYTAMTNLEQKGGDEALKLFKKAIENCKPLLEVKSRRVGGANYQVPIEVNPERRTSLAIRWLVTYGRARGEKGMVEKLTAELLDAANGRGAAMKKKEDVHRMAEANKAFAHYRW
- the fusA gene encoding elongation factor G — its product is MARTTPLNRCRNIGIMAHIDAGKTTTTERILFYTGITHRIGEVHEGTATMDWMEQEQERGITITSAATTCTWKNIRINIIDTPGHVDFTAEVERSLRVLDGAVACFDAVAGVQPQSETVWRQADKYKVPRICFINKMDRAGADAVYATKTIVDRLGARAVPLNIAIGAEAKFAGVVDLVTMKAILWHDETMGAQYSVEEIPADLLEKAKEARHNLIEAVAENDDELMHLYLEGEEPTEVQLKAGIRKATIGMKIFPVLCGSAFKNKGVQTLLDAVVDYLPSPLDIPAVVGSNPENMEEKIIRKADDNEPFAALGFKIMTDPFVGQLIFIRVYSGQLKTGDSVLNPRTGKTERIGRLLKMHANKREEITEILAGDICAAVGLKNLVTGDTICNEKNPVVLESIDFPKTVIEVAVEPKTKADQEKMGMALAKLAQEDPTFNVHTDADSGQTIIAGMGELHLEIIVDRMMREYKVEANVGKPQVAYRETIRANAEAEGKYIRQTGGSGNYGHAKIRISPNEPGKGYEFTNDTKGGAIPKEYIKPIDQGIQDAMLRGILAGYEMVDIKVSLYDGSYHDVDSNEMAFKIAGSMAFKEAAKKAKPVLLEPMMDVEVTVPEEFMGTIIGDLNSRRGRIEGMEMVGGTQAIKATVPLSTMFGYATHMRSSTQGRANYSMQFKQYEEAPRSVSEEIIAKVQGKESK
- the rpsL gene encoding 30S ribosomal protein S12, translating into MPTFHQLVKQGRTPTRYKTASPALQGSPQRRGVCTRVYTQTPKKPNSALRKVARVRLTNGIEVTTYIPGIGHNLQEHSIVLIRGGRVKDLPGVRYHVVRGTLDSVGVANRKQSRSKYGAKRPKAAAK